The following proteins come from a genomic window of Neofelis nebulosa isolate mNeoNeb1 chromosome 5, mNeoNeb1.pri, whole genome shotgun sequence:
- the LOC131512952 gene encoding keratin-associated protein 10-12-like isoform X1 has protein sequence MAASTLSVCSSDLSYGSRVCLPGASDSCPDSSWQVDDCPESCCEPPCCAPAPRLTLLCGPSSPCQGDCCTPACCKPVCCTPACCKPLCCTPACCKPLCYTPVCCKPVCCTPVCCQDSPCTTSSCCQPACCTSSPCQEDCGTPVCCKPVCCTPVCCEDSPCSAPSCCQPSPCCRPSSCVSLLCRPVCRPAFCTPVCCQDSPCTTSSCCQPSCCTSSPCQGDCCTPVCCKPVCCTPVCCEDSPCSAPSCCQPSPCCRPSSSVSLLCRPVCRPACCTPASSCCRPASCVSLLCRPVCRPTCCTPVCCKPVCCTPVCCKPICCTPMCCEDSPCSAPSCCQPSPCCRPSSSVSLLCRPACPRPACCGPASGQSCC, from the coding sequence ATGGCCGCGTCCACCCTGTCCGTCTGCTCCAGCGACCTGAGCTATGGCAGCCGCGTCTGCCTGCCCGGGGCCTCGGACTCCTGCCCCGACTCCTCCTGGCAGGTGGACGACTGCCCAGAGAGCTGCTGCGAGCCCCCGTGCTGCGCCCCGGCCCCCCGCCTGACCCTCCTGtgcggcccctcctccccctgccagggaGACTGCTGCACCCCTGCGTGCTGCAAGCCCGTGTGCTGCACCCCTGCGTGCTGCAAGCCCCTCTGCTGCACCCCTGCGTGCTGCAAGCCCCTCTGCTACACCCCTGTGTGCTGCAAGCCCgtctgctgcacccctgtctgcTGCCAGGACTCCCCCTGCACAACCTCTTCATGCTGCCAGCCCGCCTGCtgcacctcctccccctgccaggaAGACTGCGGCACCCCTGTGTGCTGCAAGCCCgtctgctgcacccctgtgtgctgcGAGGACTCCCCCTGCTCAGCCCcctcctgctgccagcccagcccctgctgcagACCCTCCTCCTGCGTGTCCCTGCTCTGCCGTCCCGTGTGCAGACCCGCCTTCTGCACCCCTGTCTGCTGCCAGGACTCCCCCTGCACAACCTCTTCATGCTGCCAGCCGTCCTGCtgcacctcctccccctgccagggagactgctgcacccctgtgtgctgcaagcccgtgtgctgcacccctgtgtgctgcGAGGACTCCCCCTGTTCAGCCCcctcctgctgccagcccagcccctgctgcagACCCTCCTCCAGTGTGTCCCTGCTCTGCCGCCCCGTGTGCAGGCCCGCCTgctgcacccctgcctcctcctgctgcCGCCCGGCCTCCTGCGTGTCCCTGCTCTGCCGCCCCGTGTGCAGGCCCACctgctgcacccctgtctgctgcaagcccgtctgctgcacccctgtctgcTGCAAGCCCATCTGCTGCACCCCTATGTGCTGCGAGGACTCCCCCTGCTCAGCCCcctcctgctgccagcccagcccctgctgcagACCCTCCTCCAGTGTATCCCTGCTCTGCCGCCCCGCGTGCCCCCGCCCTGCCTGCTGCGGCCCCGCCTCGGGCCAGTCCTGCTGCTGA
- the LOC131512950 gene encoding keratin-associated protein 10-6-like produces the protein MEPGLSPPENLLIATVSAKASKHLYCLSSGTNAGQDGLRSTQEPHKPAALGLGSSIVSTQQNTKHQQGRGASLSLLLGQHTAGRYKSRQTAGAPHTHTHTHTHTHTHTASCSPTAPAMAASTLSVRSSDLSYGSRVCLPGASDSCPDSPWQVDDCPESCCEPPCCAPAPRLTLLCGPSSPCQGDCCTPACCKPVCCTPVCCKPVCCTPVCCKPVCCTPVCCKPLCCTPVCCEDSPCTTSSCCQLSCGPSSPCQGDCCTPACCKPICCTPVCCKPMCCTPVCCKPVCCTPVCCEDSACTTSSCCQLSCGPSSPCQGDCCTPACCKPICCTPVCCKPVCCTPVCCEDSACTTSSCCQLSCGPSSPCQGDCCTPVCCKPVCCTPVCCQDSPCSAPSCCQPSPCCRPSSCVSLLCHPACPRPACCGPASGQSCC, from the coding sequence ATGGAGCCCGGGCTGTCACCTCCAGAAAATCTCCTGATTGCTACGGTCTCCGCAAAAGCATCAAAGCATCTCTACTGTCTCTCCTCCGGGACGAACGCAGGTCAGGATGGCCTGAGGTCCACTCAAGAGCCTCACAAGCCAGCGGCTCTCGGACTGGGAAGCAGCATAGTGAGCACTCAGCAGAACACCAAACACCAACAAGGAAGGGGAGCTTCACTCAGCCTGCTGCTGGGACAACACACAGCCGGGAGGTATAAAAGCCGACAGACAGCCGGagctcctcacacacacacacacacacacacacacactcacacacacaccgccTCCTGCAGCCCCACCGCCCCCGCCATGGCCGCGTCCACCCTGTCCGTCCGCTCCAGCGACCTGAGCTATGGCAGCCGCGTCTGCCTGCCCGGGGCCTCGGACTCCTGCCCCGACTCCCCCTGGCAGGTGGACGACTGCCCAGAGAGCTGCTGCGAGCCCCCGTGCTGCGCCCCGGCCCCCCGCCTGACCCTCCTGtgcggcccctcctccccctgccagggaGACTGCTGCACCCCTGCGTGCTGCAAGCCCgtctgctgcacccctgtgtgctgcaagcccgtctgctgcacccctgtgtgctgcaagcccgtgtgctgcacccctgtgtgctgcaagcccctctgctgcacccctgtctgcTGTGAGGACTCCCCCTGCACAACCTCTTCATGCTGCCAACTGTCCtgcggcccctcctccccctgccagggaGACTGCTGCACCCCTGCGTGCTGCAAGCCCAtctgctgcacccctgtgtgctgcaAGCCCATGtgctgcacccctgtgtgctgcaAGCCCGTGTGCTGCACCCCTGTCTGCTGCGAGGACTCCGCCTGCACAACCTCTTCATGCTGCCAGCTGTCAtgcggcccctcctccccctgccagggaGACTGCTGCACCCCTGCGTGCTGCAAGCCCAtctgctgcacccctgtgtgctgcaAGCCCGTGTGCTGCACCCCTGTCTGCTGCGAGGACTCCGCCTGCACAACCTCTTCATGCTGCCAGCTGTCTtgcggcccctcctccccctgccagggagactgctgcacccctgtctgcTGCAAGCCCGTGTGCTGCACCCCTGTCTGCTGCCAGGACTCCCCCTGCTCAGCCCcctcctgctgccagcccagcccctgctgcagACCCTCCTCCTGCGTGTCCCTGCTCTGCCACCCCGCGTGCCCCCGCCCTGCCTGCTGTGGCCCCGCCTCGGGCCAGTCCTGCTGCTGA
- the LOC131512947 gene encoding keratin-associated protein 10-12-like, translating to MAASTLSVCSSDLSYGSRVCLPGASDSCPDSSWQVDDCPESCCEPPCCAPAPRLTLLCGPSSPCQGDCCTPACCKPVCCTPVCCKPVCCTPVCCKPVCCTPVSCKTVCCTPVFCKPVCCTPVCCEDSPCTTSSCCQPACCTSSPCQEDCCKPVCCTPVCCKPVCCTPVCCEDSPCSAPSCCQPSPCCRPSSCVSLLCRPVCRPAFCTPVCCQDSPCTTSSCCQPSCCTSSPCQGDCCTPVCCKPVCCTPVCCEDSPCSAPSCCQPSPCCRPSSCVSLLCRPVCRPTCCTPVCCKPVCCTPVCCEDSPCSAPSCCQPSPCCRPSSSVSLLCRPACPRPACCGPASGQSCC from the coding sequence ATGGCCGCGTCCACCCTGTCCGTCTGCTCCAGTGACCTGAGCTATGGCAGCCGCGTCTGCCTGCCCGGGGCCTCGGACTCCTGCCCCGACTCCTCCTGGCAGGTGGACGACTGCCCAGAGAGCTGCTGCGAGCCCCCGTGCTGCGCCCCGGCCCCCCGCCTGACCCTCCTGtgcggcccctcctccccctgccagggaGACTGCTGCACCCCTGCGTGCTGCAAGCCCgtctgctgcacccctgtgtgctgcaagcccgtctgctgcacccctgtgtgctgtaagcccgtctgctgcacccctgtctCCTGCAAGACCGTGTGCTGCACCCCTGTCTTCTGCAAGCCCGTGTGCTGCACCCCTGTCTGCTGTGAGGACTCCCCCTGCACAACCTCTTCATGCTGCCAGCCCGCCTGCtgcacctcctccccctgccaggaAGACTGCTGCAAGCCCgtctgctgcacccctgtgtgctgcaagcccgtctgctgcacccctgtgtgctgcGAGGACTCCCCCTGCTCAGCCCcctcctgctgccagcccagcccctgctgcagACCCTCCTCCTGCGTGTCCCTGCTCTGCCGTCCCGTGTGCAGACCCGCCTTCTGCACCCCTGTCTGCTGCCAGGACTCCCCCTGCACAACCTCTTCATGCTGCCAGCCGTCCTGCtgcacctcctccccctgccagggagactgctgcacccctgtgtgctgcaAGCCCGTGTGCTGCACCCCTGTCTGCTGCGAGGACTCCCCCTGTTCAGCCCcctcctgctgccagcccagcccctgctgcagACCCTCCTCCTGCGTGTCCCTGCTCTGCCGCCCCGTGTGCAGGCCCACctgctgcacccctgtctgctgcaagcccgtctgctgcacccctgtgtgctgcGAGGACTCCCCCTGCTCAGCCCcctcctgctgccagcccagcccctgctgcagACCCTCCTCCAGTGTATCCCTGCTCTGCCGCCCTGCGTGCCCCCGCCCTGCCTGCTGCGGCCCCGCCTCGGGCCAGTCCTGCTGCTGA
- the LOC131512952 gene encoding keratin-associated protein 10-7-like isoform X2, whose protein sequence is MAASTLSVCSSDLSYGSRVCLPGASDSCPDSSWQVDDCPESCCEPPCCAPAPRLTLLCGPSSPCQGDCCTPACCKPVCCTPACCKPLCCTPACCKPLCYTPVCCKPVCCTPVCCQDSPCTTSSCCQPACCTSSPCQEDCGTPVCCKPVCCTPVCCEDSPCSAPSCCQPSPCCRPSSCVSLLCRPVCRPAFCTPVCCQDSPCTTSSCCQPSCCTSSPCQGDCCTPVCCKPVCCTPVCCKPICCTPMCCEDSPCSAPSCCQPSPCCRPSSSVSLLCRPACPRPACCGPASGQSCC, encoded by the exons ATGGCCGCGTCCACCCTGTCCGTCTGCTCCAGCGACCTGAGCTATGGCAGCCGCGTCTGCCTGCCCGGGGCCTCGGACTCCTGCCCCGACTCCTCCTGGCAGGTGGACGACTGCCCAGAGAGCTGCTGCGAGCCCCCGTGCTGCGCCCCGGCCCCCCGCCTGACCCTCCTGtgcggcccctcctccccctgccagggaGACTGCTGCACCCCTGCGTGCTGCAAGCCCGTGTGCTGCACCCCTGCGTGCTGCAAGCCCCTCTGCTGCACCCCTGCGTGCTGCAAGCCCCTCTGCTACACCCCTGTGTGCTGCAAGCCCgtctgctgcacccctgtctgcTGCCAGGACTCCCCCTGCACAACCTCTTCATGCTGCCAGCCCGCCTGCtgcacctcctccccctgccaggaAGACTGCGGCACCCCTGTGTGCTGCAAGCCCgtctgctgcacccctgtgtgctgcGAGGACTCCCCCTGCTCAGCCCcctcctgctgccagcccagcccctgctgcagACCCTCCTCCTGCGTGTCCCTGCTCTGCCGTCCCGTGTGCAGACCCGCCTTCTGCACCCCTGTCTGCTGCCAGGACTCCCCCTGCACAACCTCTTCATGCTGCCAGCCGTCCTGCtgcacctcctccccctgccagggaga ctgctgcacccctgtctgctgcaagcccgtctgctgcacccctgtctgcTGCAAGCCCATCTGCTGCACCCCTATGTGCTGCGAGGACTCCCCCTGCTCAGCCCcctcctgctgccagcccagcccctgctgcagACCCTCCTCCAGTGTATCCCTGCTCTGCCGCCCCGCGTGCCCCCGCCCTGCCTGCTGCGGCCCCGCCTCGGGCCAGTCCTGCTGCTGA